One Pseudonocardia abyssalis DNA segment encodes these proteins:
- a CDS encoding acetyl-CoA C-acetyltransferase, whose protein sequence is MRDAVICEPLRTPVGGFGGSLRDVPAHELAAIVIRGLLDRTGLAPDAVDDVILGHCYPTMDAPAIGRVAALDAGLPVTVTGLQLDRRCGSGLQAVLYGAMQVQAGASDVVLAGGAESMSNASFYSTSMRWGARGGTPGVMLHDSLARGRVTAGGVNFPVPGGMLETAENLRREYSIPREEQDEFAVRSHHRAAAARDAGRFTDEIVPVTVKGRKSDTVVAADEHIRADSSVEKLSTLRPILGKGDPDATVTAGNASGQNDGASICVVTTPEKAAELGLRPLARLVSWGVGGVAPATMGIGPVPAVAKALGAASLTLADIDLIELNEAFAAQVLACTREWKFTDADFDRVNVNGSGISLGHPVGATGGRILATLTREMVRRDARYGLETMCIGGGQGLAAVFARV, encoded by the coding sequence ATGCGCGATGCGGTGATCTGCGAGCCCCTGCGGACGCCCGTGGGGGGCTTCGGCGGCTCGTTGCGGGACGTCCCGGCCCACGAGCTGGCCGCCATCGTCATCCGCGGCCTGCTCGACCGCACGGGGCTGGCCCCCGACGCCGTCGACGACGTGATCCTCGGCCACTGCTACCCGACGATGGACGCCCCGGCCATCGGCCGGGTGGCCGCACTCGACGCCGGGCTGCCGGTCACCGTGACCGGGCTGCAGCTCGACCGCCGCTGCGGCTCCGGCCTGCAGGCCGTGCTCTACGGGGCGATGCAGGTGCAGGCGGGGGCGTCGGACGTGGTGCTGGCCGGCGGCGCGGAGTCGATGTCGAACGCGTCGTTCTACTCCACGTCGATGCGCTGGGGCGCTCGCGGAGGCACCCCCGGGGTGATGCTGCACGACTCGCTCGCCCGCGGCCGCGTCACCGCGGGCGGGGTCAACTTCCCGGTGCCCGGCGGCATGCTGGAGACCGCGGAGAACCTGCGACGCGAGTACTCCATCCCGCGCGAGGAGCAGGACGAGTTCGCGGTGCGCAGCCACCACCGGGCCGCCGCCGCGCGCGACGCGGGCCGGTTCACCGACGAGATCGTCCCGGTCACCGTGAAGGGCCGGAAGTCCGACACCGTCGTCGCCGCCGACGAGCACATCCGCGCCGACTCCTCGGTCGAGAAGCTCTCCACGCTCCGCCCGATCCTCGGCAAGGGCGACCCGGACGCCACCGTCACCGCGGGCAACGCCAGCGGGCAGAACGACGGGGCGTCGATCTGCGTCGTCACCACGCCGGAGAAGGCCGCGGAGCTGGGCCTGCGCCCGCTCGCGCGGCTCGTCTCGTGGGGCGTCGGCGGCGTGGCGCCCGCGACGATGGGGATCGGGCCCGTCCCGGCCGTCGCGAAGGCACTGGGTGCGGCGTCGCTGACGCTCGCCGACATCGACCTGATCGAGCTGAACGAGGCGTTCGCGGCGCAGGTGCTCGCCTGCACGCGCGAGTGGAAGTTCACCGACGCCGACTTCGACCGGGTCAACGTCAACGGGTCCGGCATCTCGCTCGGCCATCCCGTCGGGGCCACCGGTGGTCGCATCCTGGCCACACTGACGCGCGAGATGGTGCGGCGCGACGCCCGCTACGGCCTGGAGACGATGTGCATCGGCGGCGGCCAGGGACTCGCGGCGGTGTTCGCCCGCGTGTGA
- a CDS encoding ATP-binding protein codes for MDSGVDHLAVPFAGAHDLAARLEPALGTALTAGDPVLAVLADPERDAVSALLGPDASRVDFADPVRVHAVPAFTVAVRWARLARQAVAGRVLVIGQHLQLPDVGVEHWARLDLAIDVAIEGLPITVLCACPDSDPVIGVTHPQLLTADGPRPGPGYRPPPEALVEYPPPPPPHLGPADTDVAFRMADLSAVRRRVAAAAASAGLDDDRADDLVLAVNELATNSVEHGPGAARLQLWATAGSVIAEVADRGRMNVPFPGLVRPSSSGARGRGLWLASELTDVLQVWSDDEGTVVRVRME; via the coding sequence ATGGATAGCGGCGTCGACCACCTGGCGGTTCCCTTCGCCGGTGCGCACGACCTGGCCGCCCGGTTGGAGCCCGCGCTCGGCACCGCCCTCACGGCGGGCGACCCGGTCCTCGCCGTGCTCGCCGACCCGGAGCGCGACGCGGTGAGCGCACTGCTCGGGCCCGACGCGTCGCGGGTCGACTTCGCCGATCCGGTGCGGGTGCACGCGGTTCCGGCGTTCACCGTCGCGGTGCGCTGGGCGCGGCTCGCGCGCCAGGCCGTCGCCGGTCGGGTGCTGGTGATCGGGCAGCACCTGCAGCTGCCCGACGTGGGTGTCGAGCACTGGGCACGGCTCGACCTCGCGATCGACGTGGCCATCGAGGGCCTGCCGATCACCGTGCTCTGCGCGTGCCCCGACTCCGACCCGGTGATCGGGGTGACCCATCCCCAGCTGCTCACCGCCGACGGCCCGCGGCCCGGGCCCGGCTACCGGCCGCCACCCGAGGCACTCGTCGAGTACCCGCCGCCCCCGCCGCCGCACCTGGGGCCCGCCGACACCGACGTGGCCTTCCGCATGGCGGACCTGTCCGCGGTCCGTCGCCGCGTCGCCGCCGCCGCCGCCTCCGCGGGCCTCGACGACGACCGCGCCGACGACCTCGTGCTGGCCGTCAACGAGCTCGCCACCAACAGCGTCGAGCACGGCCCGGGGGCGGCCCGGCTGCAGCTCTGGGCCACGGCCGGGTCGGTCATCGCGGAGGTGGCCGACCGGGGCCGGATGAACGTGCCGTTCCCCGGGCTGGTGCGCCCGTCGTCGTCCGGTGCGCGCGGACGGGGCCTGTGGCTGGCCTCCGAGCTGACCGACGTCCTCCAGGTGTGGAGCGACGACGAAGGCACCGTCGTCCGGGTCCGGATGGAGTAG
- a CDS encoding DUF1353 domain-containing protein produces the protein MTFLTGPKVLVRQATAEDWTLEEELVYRGRTEEFVVPRGTLTDFASVPRVFVWLVPKFGRYTAAAVLHDHLVRVERPAGRIGAVDADGLFRRAMRELGVPFLLRWFMWAAVRLGSLTEPAGRVGWLRDLPAVLAVTLVALPVVALPAVAVVVGLVLFGALEFLVWPVLLVGRRLRPGSDRAVNRPDPGFRT, from the coding sequence ATGACGTTCCTGACCGGGCCGAAGGTCCTCGTCCGGCAGGCCACCGCGGAGGACTGGACCCTGGAGGAGGAGCTGGTCTACCGGGGCCGCACGGAGGAGTTCGTGGTGCCGCGGGGCACCCTCACCGACTTCGCGTCGGTGCCGCGCGTGTTCGTCTGGCTGGTGCCCAAGTTCGGCCGCTACACCGCGGCAGCGGTCCTGCACGACCACCTCGTGCGTGTCGAGCGGCCGGCCGGACGGATCGGTGCGGTCGACGCCGACGGCCTGTTCCGGCGCGCGATGCGCGAGCTCGGCGTGCCGTTCCTGTTGCGCTGGTTCATGTGGGCCGCGGTGCGGCTGGGCTCGCTCACCGAGCCGGCGGGGCGCGTCGGGTGGCTGCGCGACCTGCCCGCGGTCCTCGCCGTCACGCTCGTCGCGCTGCCGGTGGTGGCGCTGCCCGCCGTCGCGGTCGTCGTCGGGCTGGTGCTGTTCGGGGCTCTGGAGTTCCTGGTCTGGCCGGTGCTGCTGGTGGGTCGCCGCCTGCGCCCCGGCAGCGACCGCGCGGTCAACCGGCCGGACCCGGGGTTCCGCACTTAG
- a CDS encoding fused MFS/spermidine synthase: protein MNARFARFVVLVSGAAILVVETLATRLVAPYVGLTLESTTAVIGVALAGIAVGASLGGRWADVFSPRRVAAGALAVGGLGVLAVRPLVRLLGPVLGPGPVAAILLVAASTLVSVTALAMVTPAITRARLTTVDGSGSVIGELSAAGTIGSLAGTFLTGFVLVTFLPVTAILLITAAACLLLALLVVEDARRSALVRGGVATLLLAVALVAVPGRCDADTVYYCARVDTDPERASAQVLVLDDLRHSYVDRADPAHLEFAYTQRFGGAIDAAFPAGEPLRAVHVGGGGFTMPRWLAATRPGSTSTVLEVDQGVVDLGRRELGVGEIPALDVRVGDARTTLAELPDGSADLVVGDAFGARSVPWHLATTEFVDEVRRVLRPGGLYVLNIIDRDPRALLAAETATVAGRFVTVALLIRPDQLSPGSGGNAVLVASDRAPDLAALAATAAARGEPGSVLDDAATRALAADAPVLTDDRAPVDQLQT from the coding sequence GTGAATGCACGGTTCGCCCGGTTCGTCGTGCTCGTGAGCGGGGCGGCGATCCTGGTCGTCGAGACACTGGCCACGCGTCTCGTCGCGCCCTACGTCGGGCTGACGCTGGAGTCGACTACCGCGGTCATCGGCGTGGCCCTCGCCGGGATCGCGGTCGGGGCGTCGCTGGGCGGGCGGTGGGCCGACGTGTTCTCGCCGCGCCGGGTCGCCGCGGGGGCACTCGCCGTCGGCGGTCTCGGGGTGCTCGCCGTCCGACCGCTCGTGCGGCTGCTCGGCCCGGTGCTGGGACCCGGGCCGGTCGCCGCGATCCTGCTGGTCGCGGCGTCGACGCTGGTGTCGGTCACGGCACTGGCAATGGTGACGCCGGCGATCACGCGGGCGCGCCTGACGACCGTCGACGGCTCGGGCAGCGTGATCGGGGAACTGTCGGCCGCGGGCACGATCGGGTCGCTCGCCGGCACCTTCCTCACCGGGTTCGTGCTGGTCACGTTCCTGCCGGTCACCGCGATCCTGCTGATCACCGCGGCGGCGTGCCTGCTGCTGGCGCTGCTGGTCGTCGAGGACGCCCGGCGGTCGGCGCTGGTCCGGGGCGGAGTGGCGACGCTGCTGCTCGCCGTCGCACTGGTCGCCGTACCGGGCCGCTGCGACGCCGACACGGTCTACTACTGCGCCCGCGTCGACACCGACCCGGAACGGGCGAGCGCACAGGTCCTCGTCCTCGACGACCTGCGCCACTCCTACGTCGACCGCGCCGATCCCGCGCACCTGGAGTTCGCGTACACGCAGCGCTTCGGGGGCGCGATCGACGCCGCCTTCCCGGCCGGCGAGCCGCTGCGCGCGGTGCACGTCGGCGGCGGAGGGTTCACGATGCCGCGCTGGCTCGCCGCGACCCGTCCGGGCTCCACGTCCACCGTGCTGGAGGTCGACCAGGGCGTCGTCGACCTCGGGCGTCGCGAGCTGGGCGTCGGCGAGATCCCCGCCCTCGACGTCCGCGTCGGCGATGCCCGCACCACCCTCGCCGAGCTGCCCGACGGATCCGCCGACCTCGTCGTCGGCGACGCGTTCGGGGCGCGGTCGGTGCCCTGGCACCTGGCCACCACGGAGTTCGTCGACGAGGTGCGCCGCGTCCTGCGCCCCGGGGGCCTCTACGTCCTCAACATCATCGACCGCGACCCGCGCGCACTGCTGGCCGCCGAGACCGCCACCGTCGCCGGCCGGTTCGTCACCGTCGCCCTGCTGATCCGCCCCGACCAGCTCAGCCCCGGCAGCGGGGGCAACGCGGTGCTGGTGGCCTCCGACCGCGCGCCCGACCTCGCCGCACTCGCCGCCACGGCCGCCGCCCGCGGGGAGCCCGGCTCGGTGCTCGACGACGCCGCGACCCGCGCACTCGCCGCGGACGCCCCGGTGCTCACCGACGACCGCGCTCCCGTCGACCAGCTGCAGACCTAG
- a CDS encoding NADP-dependent oxidoreductase: MTDNHQVRLAARPEGLPTPEVWEHTTEPVPEPADGRFVVRITHLSLDPAMRGWMNAGRSYVPPVGVGEVMRALGAGQVVASRHPDFPEGAYVTGIFGVQEYAESDGGGVTVVDPSVVPLPTYLAVLGMTGMTAYFGLLDVGALRDGETVVVSGAAGAVGSVVGQLAKLKGARVIGIAGGAEKCAWIVDELGFDAAIDYRTENVGKALRTHAPDGVDVYFDNVGGEILDAALARLRLGARVVICGAISTYNATERPAGPVNYMSLLVNRARMEGFVVFDYADRYADAAVELGGWLREGRLRSREDVVRGGVADFPDTLLRLFRGENTGKLILQIGE, from the coding sequence ATGACCGACAACCACCAGGTCCGCCTCGCCGCCCGCCCCGAGGGCCTCCCCACGCCCGAGGTGTGGGAGCACACCACCGAACCCGTCCCGGAGCCCGCCGACGGCCGGTTCGTCGTCCGGATCACGCACCTGAGCCTCGACCCGGCCATGCGCGGCTGGATGAACGCCGGCCGCTCCTACGTGCCGCCGGTGGGCGTCGGGGAGGTCATGCGGGCACTCGGCGCGGGGCAGGTCGTGGCGTCGAGGCACCCCGACTTCCCGGAGGGTGCGTACGTCACGGGCATCTTCGGGGTGCAGGAGTACGCGGAGTCCGACGGCGGCGGCGTCACGGTCGTCGACCCGTCGGTGGTGCCGCTGCCCACCTACCTCGCCGTACTCGGCATGACGGGCATGACCGCCTACTTCGGCCTCCTCGACGTCGGCGCGCTGCGCGACGGCGAGACCGTCGTGGTGTCGGGGGCGGCGGGCGCGGTCGGCAGCGTCGTCGGGCAGCTCGCGAAGCTGAAGGGCGCCCGGGTGATCGGCATCGCCGGCGGCGCCGAGAAGTGCGCCTGGATCGTCGACGAGCTCGGCTTCGACGCCGCGATCGACTACCGCACCGAGAACGTCGGCAAGGCCCTGCGCACCCATGCCCCCGACGGGGTCGACGTGTACTTCGACAACGTCGGTGGCGAGATCCTCGACGCGGCGCTCGCCCGACTGCGGCTCGGCGCGCGCGTGGTGATCTGCGGCGCGATCAGCACCTACAACGCGACCGAGCGCCCGGCCGGGCCGGTCAACTACATGTCCCTGCTGGTCAACCGCGCGCGGATGGAGGGCTTCGTGGTCTTCGACTACGCCGACCGCTACGCCGACGCCGCCGTCGAGCTGGGCGGCTGGCTGCGGGAGGGGAGGCTGCGCAGCCGCGAGGACGTCGTGCGCGGGGGCGTCGCCGACTTCCCGGACACCCTGCTGCGGCTGTTCCGCGGCGAGAACACCGGCAAGCTGATCCTGCAGATCGGCGAGTAG
- a CDS encoding MaoC family dehydratase, producing the protein MRVFDGVDDLRAATGTQLGVGEWVTIEQGQIDTFADATDDHQWIHIDAEKAKDGPFGTTIAHGFLTLSLLSSLVAKVFAVENTKMGVNYGLNKVRFTSPVPVGSKVRANVELSDVSDVTGGVQITTKVTVEIEGSERPALVAEWLTRRYV; encoded by the coding sequence ATGCGCGTCTTCGACGGAGTGGACGACCTGCGGGCGGCGACGGGCACGCAGCTCGGCGTGGGCGAGTGGGTGACCATCGAGCAGGGCCAGATCGACACGTTCGCCGATGCGACCGACGACCACCAGTGGATCCACATCGACGCGGAGAAGGCGAAGGACGGCCCGTTCGGCACGACGATCGCGCACGGCTTCCTCACGCTGTCGCTGCTGTCGTCGCTGGTCGCGAAGGTCTTCGCGGTGGAGAACACCAAGATGGGCGTGAACTACGGCCTCAACAAGGTGCGTTTCACCTCACCCGTCCCGGTCGGCAGCAAGGTGCGCGCGAACGTCGAGCTCTCCGACGTCTCCGACGTCACCGGCGGCGTGCAGATCACCACGAAGGTCACCGTCGAGATCGAAGGGTCGGAGCGGCCGGCCCTGGTCGCCGAGTGGCTCACCCGCCGGTACGTCTGA
- a CDS encoding aldose 1-epimerase family protein, producing MPMPPTGEQFEIRSGAAQAVVTEVGAGLRAFSVDGRPFVETFDADSRPPRGAGCVLVPWPNRTARGQWLWDGGPQQLALSEPAAGNAIHGLLRHTLYRADEQSPDAVTLSAVVAPQPGWPVPLATSVRYAVDAGGLTVTHTVSNVGTAAVPFGVGAHPYLRAGAADTDDCTLHLAATTALPLGGGLPVAPAAPVPRPEITLRGAELDHAFGGCVPVGDDDLVRHRLSGPDGEVELWADPDFGWVQVFTPDDHPGRGRAVAVEPMTCPPDALNSGTGLLVVGPGETWSGRWGISPR from the coding sequence ATGCCGATGCCGCCGACGGGCGAGCAGTTCGAGATCCGCTCCGGGGCCGCGCAGGCCGTCGTCACCGAGGTGGGGGCCGGGCTGCGGGCGTTCTCCGTCGACGGCCGCCCCTTCGTCGAGACCTTCGACGCCGATTCCCGCCCGCCCCGCGGCGCGGGTTGCGTCCTGGTGCCCTGGCCCAACCGCACCGCGCGCGGCCAGTGGCTCTGGGACGGCGGACCGCAGCAGCTCGCGCTCTCCGAGCCCGCGGCGGGCAACGCGATCCACGGCCTGCTCCGCCACACCCTCTACCGGGCCGACGAGCAGTCGCCCGACGCGGTGACGCTGAGCGCGGTCGTCGCGCCGCAGCCGGGATGGCCGGTGCCTCTGGCCACGTCGGTGCGCTACGCCGTCGACGCGGGCGGGCTGACCGTCACCCACACCGTCTCCAACGTCGGCACCGCCGCGGTGCCGTTCGGGGTCGGCGCCCACCCCTACCTGCGCGCGGGCGCGGCCGACACCGACGACTGCACGCTGCACCTCGCCGCCACCACGGCACTGCCATTGGGCGGAGGTCTCCCGGTCGCGCCCGCCGCACCCGTCCCGCGGCCGGAGATCACGCTGCGCGGCGCGGAGCTCGACCACGCCTTCGGCGGCTGCGTCCCCGTCGGCGACGACGACCTCGTCCGGCACCGCCTCTCCGGTCCCGACGGCGAGGTCGAGCTGTGGGCCGACCCCGACTTCGGGTGGGTCCAGGTCTTCACCCCCGACGACCACCCGGGCCGCGGGCGCGCCGTGGCCGTCGAGCCGATGACGTGCCCACCCGACGCGCTGAACTCCGGCACCGGGCTGCTGGTCGTCGGGCCGGGGGAGACCTGGTCGGGCCGCTGGGGGATCTCACCGCGATGA
- a CDS encoding transglutaminase-like domain-containing protein: MDPVQRFGRVVGAPDPPLDRAALALAAGAQPDLDITRWLRELDRLAAGVSTVDGLCQRLFVDEGFGGNVGDYTDPRNSLLHHVLGRRLGIPITLAVVTMEVGRRAGLPMEGVGMPGHFLVRPTGTSRYLDVFAGGVEISGARCEELFRGATGAGPEIPFGPHLLTPTPTRAILARMLENLRAVYGARRRPGDLEWVLRMRLLLPGVRLADVLELGEALGDQGRWLEGAKLLEDRVPAASAAHAERLRTAAKSLKAHLN, encoded by the coding sequence GTGGACCCCGTGCAGCGGTTCGGCCGGGTGGTCGGCGCCCCCGATCCCCCGTTGGACCGGGCCGCGCTGGCGCTCGCCGCAGGCGCCCAGCCCGACCTCGACATCACGCGCTGGCTCCGCGAGCTCGACCGTCTCGCCGCGGGCGTGAGCACCGTCGACGGCCTGTGCCAGCGGCTGTTCGTCGACGAGGGGTTCGGCGGCAACGTCGGCGACTACACCGACCCCCGCAACTCGCTGCTGCACCACGTCCTGGGCCGTCGCCTCGGCATCCCGATCACGCTCGCCGTCGTGACGATGGAGGTGGGGCGCCGGGCCGGGTTGCCGATGGAGGGTGTCGGGATGCCCGGGCACTTCCTCGTCCGCCCGACGGGGACGAGCCGCTACCTCGACGTGTTCGCGGGCGGCGTCGAGATCAGCGGGGCCCGGTGCGAGGAGCTGTTCCGCGGCGCGACGGGTGCGGGGCCCGAGATCCCGTTCGGCCCACACCTGCTCACCCCCACCCCGACCCGGGCGATCCTGGCCCGGATGCTGGAGAACCTGCGCGCGGTCTACGGGGCGCGCCGCAGGCCCGGGGACCTGGAGTGGGTGCTGCGGATGCGGTTGCTGCTGCCGGGCGTCCGGCTCGCCGACGTCCTCGAGCTCGGCGAGGCCCTCGGCGACCAGGGCCGCTGGCTCGAGGGCGCGAAGCTGCTGGAGGACCGGGTGCCCGCGGCGTCGGCGGCGCACGCGGAGCGGCTGCGGACCGCGGCGAAGAGCCTGAAGGCGCACCTCAACTGA
- the surE gene encoding 5'/3'-nucleotidase SurE has product MASSRRPPATGLRALITNDDGIDSPGLWALAEGARDAGFEVTVAAPHVDASGVGGSVLAVREDGRVRLHPRELPGLDGVPAYGVEGHPAFIVHSAARGWLDPAPDVVLSGINLGSNVGRAVLHSGTVGAALTAGIHGWRALAVSLDTGWNPPEHPHWDAVRHVLPSVLDVLLAEDEATVLNLNVPDRSPEELGELREATLAAFGSVQVRVDKRSGDDGHGLHMSLGESRSPVPGTDVALLIEGHPTLTRLETISARPGVLAVARVN; this is encoded by the coding sequence GTGGCCTCCTCGCGACGACCCCCGGCAACCGGCCTCAGGGCCCTGATCACCAACGACGACGGGATCGACTCCCCCGGGCTGTGGGCTCTCGCCGAGGGGGCCAGGGACGCGGGGTTCGAGGTGACGGTCGCCGCACCGCACGTCGACGCGAGCGGGGTCGGCGGGTCGGTGCTCGCCGTGCGCGAGGACGGGCGGGTGCGGCTGCACCCGCGGGAGCTCCCCGGTCTCGACGGCGTCCCGGCCTACGGCGTGGAGGGGCACCCGGCGTTCATCGTGCACTCGGCGGCGCGCGGCTGGCTCGACCCGGCCCCGGACGTCGTGCTCTCCGGCATCAACCTCGGCTCGAACGTCGGCCGCGCGGTGCTGCACTCCGGCACGGTCGGCGCGGCGCTGACGGCCGGGATCCACGGCTGGCGCGCTCTGGCGGTCTCCCTCGACACCGGATGGAACCCGCCGGAGCACCCGCACTGGGACGCGGTGCGGCACGTCCTGCCGTCGGTCCTCGACGTCCTGCTCGCCGAGGACGAGGCCACCGTCCTCAACCTCAACGTGCCCGACCGCTCACCGGAGGAGCTGGGTGAACTGCGCGAGGCGACCCTGGCCGCGTTCGGCTCGGTGCAGGTGCGGGTCGACAAGCGCTCCGGCGACGACGGTCACGGGCTGCACATGAGCCTGGGCGAGTCGCGTTCGCCGGTCCCGGGCACCGACGTCGCGCTCCTGATCGAGGGCCACCCCACGCTGACCCGGCTGGAGACGATCAGCGCACGTCCCGGCGTGCTGGCTGTGGCTCGTGTGAACTGA
- a CDS encoding acyl-CoA dehydrogenase family protein produces MDLTLSEEHEALRATVEDFARKEVAPVIGDLYEREEFPYEIVAKMGAMGLFGLPVAEEYGGMGGDYFALCLALEELARVDSSVAITLEAGVSLGAMPIYRFGTDEQKQEWLPSLAAGEKLGAFGLTEPGGGSDAGATRTTAELDGDEWVINGSKAFITNSGTDITSVITVTAITGSPQADRKEISAIMVPAGTPGLRVAKPYSKVGWCSSDTRELFFDDVRVPAANLVGERGRGYAQFLSILDEGRVAIAALSVGLAQGCVDESVRYAHEREAFGQKIGNYQAVAFMIADMEVRAHTARLAYYAAAAKMLKGRPFKREAAIAKLVSSNAAMDNARAATQVFGGYGFMNEYPVGRFYRDAKILEIGEGTSEVQRMLIARELGL; encoded by the coding sequence ATGGACCTCACACTCAGCGAGGAGCACGAGGCGCTGCGCGCCACCGTCGAGGACTTCGCGCGCAAGGAGGTCGCCCCCGTCATCGGTGACCTCTACGAGCGCGAGGAGTTCCCGTACGAGATCGTCGCGAAGATGGGGGCGATGGGCCTGTTCGGGCTGCCCGTCGCCGAGGAGTACGGCGGCATGGGCGGCGACTACTTCGCCCTGTGCCTCGCGCTGGAGGAGCTCGCGCGCGTCGACTCGTCGGTCGCGATCACGCTGGAGGCGGGCGTCTCGCTCGGTGCGATGCCGATCTACCGCTTCGGCACCGACGAGCAGAAGCAGGAGTGGCTGCCGTCGCTGGCGGCGGGTGAGAAGCTCGGTGCGTTCGGGCTCACCGAGCCCGGCGGCGGCTCCGACGCGGGCGCCACCCGCACCACCGCGGAGCTCGACGGCGACGAATGGGTGATCAACGGGTCGAAGGCGTTCATCACGAACTCCGGCACCGACATCACCTCGGTCATCACGGTCACCGCGATCACCGGTTCGCCCCAGGCCGACCGCAAGGAGATCTCGGCGATCATGGTCCCGGCCGGGACGCCGGGACTGCGGGTGGCGAAGCCGTACTCGAAGGTCGGCTGGTGCAGCTCCGACACCCGCGAGCTGTTCTTCGACGACGTGCGCGTGCCCGCGGCGAACCTCGTCGGCGAGCGCGGCCGCGGCTACGCGCAGTTCCTGTCCATCCTCGACGAGGGCCGCGTCGCGATCGCGGCGCTGAGCGTCGGGCTCGCGCAGGGCTGCGTCGACGAGTCGGTGCGCTACGCCCACGAGCGCGAGGCGTTCGGCCAGAAGATCGGCAACTACCAGGCCGTCGCGTTCATGATCGCCGACATGGAGGTGCGCGCCCACACCGCGCGCCTGGCCTACTACGCGGCCGCGGCGAAGATGCTGAAGGGCCGGCCGTTCAAGAGGGAGGCGGCGATCGCGAAGCTCGTCTCCTCCAACGCGGCGATGGACAACGCCCGCGCGGCCACCCAGGTCTTCGGCGGCTACGGCTTCATGAACGAGTACCCGGTCGGCCGGTTCTACCGCGACGCGAAGATCCTGGAGATCGGCGAGGGCACGTCCGAGGTGCAGCGCATGCTCATCGCCCGCGAACTCGGCCTCTGA